The following are from one region of the Coffea eugenioides isolate CCC68of chromosome 2, Ceug_1.0, whole genome shotgun sequence genome:
- the LOC113760042 gene encoding ethylene-responsive transcription factor ERF042-like translates to MAGSETTKTPTNTISTKKAQPTTSTTRRFVGVRQRPSGRWVAEIKDSSQRIRLWLGTYDTPEEAARAYDEAARALRGENARTNFAAANPPNLSQSGSSPSTGAVNIPESDARHGMSFSSLKAKLSKNLQSIMARTSETKSSKSRVSDHFTFASIFHFRGQYQRPVDIKNIEKVVQPSVIVPHASDKPFSWESSSVSDCSNEWIGLRQHGFDSDGSDVSEAYLGDQMMGWMSSPEVSEGSRSKRFKVSSSVVIPSTFAESPLSGTPRFCESPYSGTPRFCDSPFSNSTPSFCDFPYNEEN, encoded by the coding sequence ATGGCAGGATCTGAAACCACGAAAACCCCCACTAACACCATCAGCACAAAGAAGGCACAGCCAACCACATCAACAACACGGAGATTTGTAGGTGTAAGACAAAGACCATCAGGAAGATGGGTAGCTGAGATCAAAGACTCGTCTCAGCGAATAAGACTGTGGCTCGGAACTTATGATACACCTGAAGAAGCTGCTCGAGCTTATGACGAGGCAGCTAGAGCTCTACGAGGAGAAAATGCGCGAACCAACTTTGCTGCCGCAAACCCCCCAAACTTGAGCCAATCCGGTTCATCACCTTCTACTGGTGCAGTAAACATTCCTGAATCTGATGCACGGCATGGGATGAGTTTCTCTTCCTTGAAAGCAAAGTTAAGCAAAAATCTACAAAGCATCATGGCTAGGACTTCGGAGACTAAGTCATCCAAGAGCAGAGTAAGTGACCACTTCACCTTTGCTAGTATCTTTCACTTCAGGGGTCAATACCAAAGGCCTGTTGACATAAAGAATATTGAAAAGGTAGTGCAACCAAGTGTAATTGTTCCCCATGCTTCTGATAAGCCATTTTCCTGGGAGAGCTCAAGCGTATCTGATTGTAGCAATGAATGGATTGGTCTCAGGCAGCATGGTTTCGACTCAGACGGATCAGATGTCAGTGAGGCTTATCTTGGGGATCAAATGATGGGTTGGATGAGCAGTCCAGAAGTGAGTGAAGGGTCAAGGAGTAAAAGGTTCAAGGTTTCATCTTCTGTGGTGATTCCTTCAACTTTTGCTGAATCTCCATTAAGTGGCACCCCAAGATTTTGTGAATCACCGTACAGTGGTACTCCCAGATTTTGTGATTCTCCATTTAGTAATAGTACACcaagtttttgtgattttccatACAATGAGGAGAATTAG